One stretch of Streptomyces sp. A2-16 DNA includes these proteins:
- a CDS encoding STAS domain-containing protein: MSPLKITTRDAATGPVLEMFGELDYANVTELHEALRGLALRPGQCLVLDLSGLEFCDSSGITALIAARSNAQAEQADVALAAVPPNMLRVLRIVGLDQIFTIHPDIETATRP; encoded by the coding sequence ATGAGCCCGCTGAAGATCACCACCCGCGACGCCGCGACCGGCCCCGTTCTGGAGATGTTCGGGGAACTCGACTACGCCAACGTCACCGAACTGCACGAGGCGCTGCGCGGCCTCGCCCTCCGGCCGGGCCAGTGCCTGGTCCTGGACCTGAGCGGACTGGAGTTCTGCGACTCCAGCGGCATCACGGCTCTGATCGCCGCACGCAGCAACGCCCAGGCCGAGCAGGCGGACGTCGCCCTGGCGGCCGTACCGCCGAACATGCTTCGGGTCCTGCGCATCGTAGGTCTCGACCAGATCTTCACCATCCACCCCGACATCGAGACCGCCACACGCCCCTGA
- a CDS encoding SpoIIE family protein phosphatase: MCRADQHPDPQDADGAQVADAAFAALLEDGTEDLYENAPCGYLSTLMDGTIAKINGTLLDWLGLEREAVVGRMRFTDLLTIGGKLYHETHFAPLLRMQSEISGIALDMKQTGGGRIPVLVSSVVKHGTTGQPLLIRTTVFDARDRRAYEEELLSRREAAEEARRQAEADRARLQEALAVLQQSLLPDSLAPVPGVQTAAHYHTASPDRLGGDFYDVFALDGKRFGFFLGDVCGKGPQAAVLTSLTRYTLRAAALHDPDPVSALTTLNTVLHERYAGSGDPRYCTAILGTLEPDPATGRLAVHLASGGHPPAIVLRADGTADFLPTPGGLLVGILPAARFATAETVLGPGDTLLLYTDGLTEARTGHDRTGLYGDEALLAFAAAHAGESPHAVIQALTGLLDSFGDGLDDDTALLAIGVPAADRQTRNER, encoded by the coding sequence ATGTGCCGCGCCGACCAGCACCCCGACCCGCAGGACGCCGACGGCGCGCAGGTCGCGGACGCCGCCTTCGCCGCGCTGCTGGAGGACGGAACCGAGGACCTGTACGAGAACGCCCCCTGCGGATACCTCTCCACGCTGATGGACGGCACCATCGCGAAGATCAACGGCACACTGCTCGACTGGCTCGGCCTGGAGCGGGAGGCGGTGGTGGGCCGGATGCGGTTCACCGACCTGCTGACCATCGGCGGCAAGCTGTACCACGAGACGCACTTCGCGCCCCTGCTGCGGATGCAGAGCGAGATCAGCGGCATCGCCCTGGACATGAAACAGACCGGCGGTGGCCGAATCCCCGTGCTGGTCTCGTCCGTCGTCAAGCACGGCACCACCGGGCAGCCCCTGCTGATCCGCACCACGGTCTTCGACGCCCGGGACCGCCGCGCCTACGAAGAGGAACTCCTGAGCCGCCGTGAAGCGGCCGAGGAAGCACGCAGGCAGGCGGAGGCCGACCGCGCCCGCCTGCAGGAGGCTCTCGCCGTACTCCAGCAGTCACTGCTCCCCGACAGCCTGGCGCCGGTACCGGGCGTGCAGACGGCCGCGCACTACCACACCGCCTCACCCGACCGTCTGGGCGGAGACTTCTACGACGTCTTCGCCCTCGACGGCAAACGCTTCGGCTTCTTCCTCGGTGACGTGTGCGGCAAGGGCCCCCAGGCGGCCGTGCTCACCTCGCTGACCCGGTACACCCTGCGCGCCGCCGCTCTCCACGACCCCGACCCGGTCTCCGCGCTGACGACCCTCAACACGGTGCTCCACGAGCGCTACGCGGGCAGCGGCGACCCCCGCTACTGCACCGCGATCCTCGGCACGCTCGAACCCGATCCCGCGACCGGACGCCTGGCCGTCCACCTCGCCTCGGGCGGCCACCCTCCGGCCATCGTGCTGCGCGCCGACGGCACAGCCGACTTCCTGCCCACGCCCGGAGGCCTGCTCGTCGGCATCCTGCCCGCCGCGCGCTTCGCCACCGCCGAAACGGTGCTCGGCCCGGGCGACACGCTGCTGCTCTACACGGACGGCCTCACCGAAGCCCGCACCGGCCACGACCGCACCGGTCTCTACGGCGACGAGGCACTGCTCGCCTTCGCCGCCGCTCACGCGGGCGAGTCACCGCATGCCGTCATCCAGGCACTGACGGGCCTTCTGGACAGCTTCGGTGACGGCCTCGACGACGACACCGCCCTGCTCGCCATCGGCGTCCCGGCCGCCGACCGACAGACGAGAAACGAACGATGA
- a CDS encoding alpha/beta hydrolase — protein sequence MDIVSRNHVTVTGNPQGPTVVLAHGFGCDQNMWRLTVPALAEDHRVVLFDYVGSGRADASAFSQDRYATLDGYARDVVEVCEALDLRDAVFVGHSVSAMIGVLAADMAPERIGALVMVAPSPRYIDDEGYRGGFSAEDIDELLASLEANYLGWSTAMAPVIMGNADRPELGDELKNSFCATDPDMARVFARTTFLSDSRDDLKSVRVPTLVLECTQDVIAPREVGAFVHRAIPGSTLVTLDATGHCPHLSAPEATNQAILDFLASL from the coding sequence ATGGACATCGTGAGCAGAAACCACGTCACCGTCACGGGCAACCCGCAGGGGCCCACGGTGGTGCTGGCCCACGGCTTCGGCTGCGACCAGAACATGTGGCGGCTGACGGTGCCCGCTCTGGCCGAGGACCACCGCGTCGTGCTGTTCGACTACGTGGGTTCGGGCCGTGCCGACGCCTCCGCGTTCTCGCAGGACCGGTACGCGACCCTCGACGGGTACGCCCGGGACGTCGTCGAGGTGTGCGAGGCGCTCGACCTGCGGGACGCGGTGTTCGTGGGGCACTCGGTCAGCGCCATGATCGGCGTACTGGCGGCGGACATGGCCCCGGAGCGGATCGGCGCACTGGTGATGGTCGCTCCGTCCCCGCGCTACATCGACGACGAGGGCTACCGAGGCGGGTTCAGCGCCGAGGACATCGACGAACTGCTGGCGTCCCTGGAGGCGAACTACCTCGGCTGGTCGACGGCCATGGCCCCGGTGATCATGGGCAACGCCGACCGGCCCGAGCTCGGCGACGAGCTGAAGAACAGCTTCTGCGCCACCGACCCGGACATGGCACGCGTCTTCGCCCGGACCACGTTCCTCTCGGACTCCAGGGACGACCTGAAGAGCGTGCGCGTGCCGACGCTGGTCCTGGAGTGCACCCAGGACGTGATCGCCCCTCGCGAGGTAGGAGCCTTCGTCCACCGGGCGATCCCCGGCTCGACCCTGGTCACGCTCGACGCCACCGGGCACTGCCCGCACCTGTCCGCGCCCGAGGCCACCAACCAGGCGATCCTCGACTTCCTCGCGAGCCTGTGA
- a CDS encoding FAD-dependent oxidoreductase, with protein MTATTAGPARPGRDRHAVLLPPRPGATRVGGPRSTAVVGGGIAGLAAATALAERGVHVTLYEREAYLGGRVGGWSTELHDGSTATMSRGFHAFFRQYYNLRSLLGRAGSRPGRLTALPDYPLRHRDGLHDSFRRVPRTPPLSALGFVALSPSFRWRDLARMNPAAALPLLDVRVPHVYAELDSVSAHDFLESLRFPPAARHLAFEVFSRSFFADPQDLSAAEMVLMFHIYFLGSSEGLLFDVPDDPFPTALWDPLAQHLCRHGVDLRTSTSVENVSPTADGAFTVSTAREEGRYDTVVLALDTAGLRTVVGRSPRLGDEAWRERVARLRTAPPFLVSRLWLDRPVHAGRPGFLGTAGYGSLDNVSVLERWEGEAARRFARTGGSVVELHGYALPENADPDAEAQDLIAQLRAVYPETREARILDARHEWRQDCPLFPVGGYGDRPGVRTPQPGLVLAGDLVRTDLPAALMERAATTGFLAANALLESWAVRGHPLWTVPNGSRTRLLRALSAGRSPSGRGGVRAGSAT; from the coding sequence GTGACCGCCACGACGGCGGGCCCCGCCCGCCCCGGCCGGGACCGTCACGCAGTACTGCTGCCCCCGCGGCCCGGAGCCACCCGGGTCGGCGGGCCGCGCAGCACCGCCGTCGTGGGCGGCGGCATCGCCGGCCTCGCGGCCGCGACGGCGCTCGCCGAACGCGGCGTCCACGTCACGCTCTACGAACGCGAGGCCTACCTGGGCGGCCGCGTCGGCGGCTGGAGCACCGAGCTGCACGACGGCTCCACGGCGACCATGAGCCGCGGCTTCCACGCCTTCTTCCGCCAGTACTACAACCTGCGCAGCCTGCTGGGCCGTGCCGGTTCCCGTCCGGGGCGCCTCACCGCCCTGCCCGACTATCCGCTGCGGCACCGCGACGGACTGCACGACAGCTTCCGCAGAGTGCCGCGCACCCCGCCGCTGAGCGCCCTGGGCTTCGTGGCGCTCAGCCCGTCCTTCCGCTGGCGCGACCTGGCCCGTATGAACCCCGCCGCGGCCCTTCCCCTCCTGGACGTCCGCGTCCCGCACGTGTACGCGGAACTGGACTCCGTCAGCGCGCACGACTTCCTCGAGTCCCTGCGCTTCCCGCCGGCCGCTCGCCACCTGGCATTCGAGGTCTTCTCCCGCAGCTTCTTCGCCGACCCCCAGGACCTGTCGGCCGCCGAGATGGTCCTGATGTTCCACATCTACTTCCTCGGCAGCTCCGAAGGGCTCCTCTTCGACGTCCCCGACGACCCCTTCCCGACGGCGCTGTGGGACCCCCTCGCCCAGCACCTGTGCCGCCACGGCGTCGACCTGCGCACCTCGACCTCCGTCGAGAACGTCTCGCCCACCGCCGACGGCGCGTTCACCGTCTCCACGGCCCGCGAGGAGGGCCGGTACGACACCGTCGTCCTGGCCCTCGACACCGCCGGCCTGCGCACGGTGGTCGGCCGCTCACCCCGGCTCGGCGACGAGGCCTGGCGCGAACGCGTTGCCCGGCTGCGCACCGCCCCGCCCTTCCTCGTCTCCCGGCTCTGGCTCGACCGCCCCGTCCACGCCGGCCGGCCCGGCTTCCTCGGCACCGCCGGATACGGCTCGCTGGACAACGTCAGCGTCCTGGAGCGCTGGGAAGGGGAGGCCGCACGCCGGTTCGCCCGCACCGGCGGATCCGTGGTCGAACTCCACGGCTACGCGCTGCCGGAGAACGCCGATCCCGACGCCGAGGCCCAGGATCTGATCGCACAACTCCGCGCCGTCTACCCCGAGACCCGCGAGGCGCGGATCCTCGACGCACGGCACGAATGGCGCCAGGACTGCCCCCTGTTCCCCGTCGGCGGATACGGCGACCGCCCCGGCGTACGCACCCCGCAGCCGGGCCTCGTGCTCGCGGGAGACCTCGTGCGCACCGACCTCCCCGCGGCCCTGATGGAACGCGCCGCCACCACCGGCTTCCTCGCCGCCAACGCCCTCCTGGAGTCGTGGGCGGTACGGGGCCACCCCCTGTGGACCGTCCCCAACGGCAGCCGCACCCGACTGCTGCGAGCCCTGTCCGCCGGCCGCTCTCCATCGGGTCGAGGGGGTGTCAGGGCTGGATCGGCGACTTGA